The sequence GTGTTTTAAAACTAATCCGacaaataatagttttttaCAGATCCACTAGTTTATGAGTCAAATACTTCGTCTCCTCAATGGGTGGATTTTCAGACACTCGCTCCTTCACGCTTGCTCTCGATGTGATAGGAATTTGGATTCTTGGATCTCTTTTTCGTCTCCACGCTGCTAACTTTTACCGAGACTTTCCCTCACTCGCTAGACGTGATTACGACCTCAATTATTAacttctgtaaataataataaaaaaatataaaaaaataataagaagaaataataataataaaatattaaatgatagacTATAGTCACTATCCAAGCACAGCCTCTACATTAGtttcttcaaataatattttatctttaaatttaactaattttattaataactggCCCACATTGAATTAATCAAAcacttttcattttaaatattatctacaataaatttatctttttcttcaaatataaaaagtattatttcaCCTTcaaatatattgtttattaatatccactctctctcttccacgTATTCAAGACCTACTGGTAGTGGTACGTAGGTTTGtataacttaataaaaaatatttgtggaGATCTTCTTGAGATGGAAGTCATTATAGtggcaattttttttgtaaattttgtattaGTAGGTGATGATGTTTTTGAGAATTGATTTGGTTGCATTGAAAATCGatagaattattttaataatattgatatcatgtgatgatattttttttattgaattgtgaaaataaaaataaatatgattgataGAGATTATAAGAAgttatgaaaatagaaataattaaaaattaaaaattaattataaaaaatataaaaataaaaaataataatattttattattataaagaatatgATGACTactctaatataaattttaaattttaaatgattaattaaaagtaaaaaaattatatattctttaaaattttaaaaataaaataatcaattcaatGCAATGCTCTAAATCCAGCTTGCAAAATGAAAAATCCCCGTTATAAAGcacttcattttaaattttaaatgattaattaaaagtaaaaaagttatatattctttaaaattttaaaaataaaataatcaattcaatGCAATGCTCTAAATCCAGCTTGCAAAATGAAAAATCCCCGTTATAAAGCACTTCCTAGAGATTTTGAGCCATTTATCTTTAGCAAGAGAGAAGATAATGGGTCGGAATGAGGTTGAGGACAAGGTGGAGAATAGCATTGATCCGGAAGATGAACATAATGGTGATCCGGGGGACAAAAAGCTCAAACAAGAAGTTGGGGAGACATCGGTGGAGCGATTGTTTGAAGATCAAGAGGTGCCGTCATGGAGGAAGCAGCTGACCATGAGAGCCTTCGGGGTGAGCTTCTTCCTGAGCATACTGTTCACCTTTATAGTGATGAAGCTCAACCTCACCACAGGTATTATACCTTCCCTCAATGTCTCTGCTGGTCTCTTGGGGTTCTTCTTTGTCAGGACATGGACCAAGTTGCTTCAGAAATCTGGCTTGTTGAAGCAGCCTTTCACCCGGCAGGAAAATACTGTCATCCAGACCTGTGTCGTAGCTTCTTCAGGCATTGCCTTTAGTGGTATGAGTCCCCCTTCACTCATTTTACTCATCTCTCTGGTTCGTTACTTCTTCGCTTCATCATCATTATTTGAATGtaattttggaatttttatAGATAAACGTAATGGAATTGTTAGAAGCGTTTGAACATTAGAACGGTCTGAACATTAATTCTGAAATAGCGAGTAATCAATTGAATAGGTGCTAATTTCTCAATCTGGGTTAAGGGAACTGTTAATCATGTGGCCTCTCTGAATTTGTTTGCCAAACCCTTGACTTAAAAGATCAAATTTTCAGcctctttaattaaaaaaatctatatttatcattctaaattcaaattttagtcTCAATTCTTAGCaattaattgaattaaaaaaaaaagcttaaaataTTGCCCATCGGTGGAGATTTCAAGCGGTTTGGCTCTATTACATTATTAATTCAGCCAATGATTAGACTTTTTGGGTTGTTTTATTTCCTAACTAAGCAACTGGAGTAGAGAACAAGCTGCAAGTTGTCTGACGGGACAAAAGTACAAGTAAAAATGAACCTTTTTTTGTCACTCATAAACTCAATCAGGAATCTCTGGACGGCAGAGCCTAGATACTAGTTTTTTTGGATTGTGTTAAAAGCATAGTTTGGACTAATCAATGATGGTTTGGAAAATATGGGGTACAAGAGGTCAAAAGATCATAGGGAAAATCCATATTTTGATGGTAGGATAGTATATTGAGAGTTTATTCTTCTGTGATGGatttgaagaacctgtctcaatgagtttcatgtcataaaaaaggGTTTCCAAACTGTCCCTTGTGATAAAggagaattaaaaaaacattagtGGATTGTTCCGTCTTACTAAAAGATATTCACCTGTTCCAAAGTGTTTACCATAGTTTTTAACAAAGTAGAAAGAACCCACCTTTCCCATAAATagtcaaacaaataaaaataagatggcAATTTGGGGCGGaacatttgatgaaaattaagttttgaaaggtgttttttttttttgataagtaatcaagaagtttttaTTCATagtaataggcaaagcccaagtacataggaagtatacatgtggaATACCTATCTATAATGTAcaacagaaagaagaaagtcatgaacattgagtccattacaaacaatagcccccacccaagaaaacaaagttttaaagaaaaattgtttaagctcctccattgttctctcttggtttttgaagcttctatcatttcactcccgccaaatacaccaacacatacatatagggaccattttccatattACTGGAACTTGTGTGTTTCCATGAAGACCTCTCCAGCAtgctagaaaatccaccaatctaCCAGCATAACCCATGATAAACTAAGTCCTGTAAAAAAATCAGCCCACAAGGTTCTGGCCACCTCGCAATGTAGAAACAAATGATCAACAGATTCGCCATCTTTCTTGCTCATATAACACCAGTCTAATACCATTAATCGACGTTTCCTTAGATTATTCGTGGTTAGAATTTTGTCCaaagctgctgtccaaacaaaaaaagttgcttttgaaggagctttggtctaccatatgctcttccatgggaatgagaGCCTGCTCTGATTTGATAAAACTCTGTGAAATGAATGGACCGTGAATCTACCTTTTTTGGAAGGGCTCCAAATCATCCTATCTATCGTACCCTTTGTCATACGTACTGAATACAAAGCCGCATAGAAGTCTGAAATAACCTCCATCTCCCAATCATGGGCTGCCCTAATGAATTccacattccattgaggggaaCCATTAGAAAAGCCAAAATGTCTGCTATCGCTGCATCCTTTACTCGTGCTAACTCAAAAATGGCAGGGAAAGTGTCTTTAAGACAGCGTTCACCACACCATTTATCCAAAATCTGACACAAGAGCCATCGCCCACCCTAGTATGTGTATGTCTCTTGAAAGTCTCTCAACCCTTCTTAATGTTTTTCCACAACCCTACCCCATATGAACCACGTACCTCTTTCAAGCACCAACCAAAGGTGTTTTTATAAAGtagactatataaaaattagtatttgacccccccaaaattattatttttagcttgccccccccccccccccccccccccccccccccaaaaaaaaaccagaTTTTCTGGTTCCGCCCCTAGATGGCATGGTCAAGCTTTTAGAGTGTTAGAGTGGGACAACAATTCACTATGAAAGATCGTGTTTGCTTTCTCTGCACCTGTCCTTCCCTCTGTGTTATATACAGAGTCTGTTTTGGTCCGCATCTGGTTTACTATTAATTGAACTTTTTGGAGTCAACAAATATAAGATTGCCACTACTACTCTGTTAAGAAAATACTAGTTGCTGTTTATAGGCAAAGAGCTGGGTGAAGAACACATCATCCTTTCATTAAAGTTTTTGATAAGTACTGATTGCTTCATTTCTCTTGTATCCAAATTTTAATTCATTACAACACACTTTCTTTCCGTAATGCATTTTACATTTCCCCCCTTATATCCGTTTCTTTTTAAGTGTTAACATGGAAGAATTTTCCTGATTCATAATTTGTGTATCCTAAGTAAGTAACCAAAGTTTAAAACTTCAGTAAAAGTGAAGGTCTAAATGAAGCTAATAAACTATATTAGTGGGATGTTTCAGCTCTGTTCATTTTGGGAAAATTGAGATTAGAGCTTTAATTAACCAAATCCTGCTTTCCTATGCAATCTTCATATGCTAAGACTTGACCACATTGAGCgactgaaattaaaaaaatatatctgttCATCCAATAATTGCAATAAAACTAGCTCAGTTGATTTTTCTGAGGCGATTGGTGGTCACTTTTTCTAACGTTCCATCAGAGTGCTATATCCACTCAAGTCCATGATCCTTATTGGTACAATTTATTGTTAAGTGTCAATAACCAGTCTGATTTGTGATGAattcttatacatatatatacacgtgtgtgaacatgaatgcattGGGATTATGGACAttaaaatttttccttttaatttattgttaaaaactATGTCGAGTttttcaaaatatctgaaaactAGAGTATGGATGACCTAGTTTGAGTGTGTTGCACAAAGATTCTGAGTTGTGATGACTAATCTAGAAGTTTACAACCATATCTCATGATGATAGTCTGACCCAATCAATATCTCATGGGTAAAATTCATTTTCTGTACTCTAGAAGTAATATTGTTTTCCTCTAACTAATAACTTTAAGTTGCAGACTGAAAACTACtacttttaattgatttgtaatAACAGGAGGCTTTGGAAGTTACCTCTTTGGAATGAGTGAACGCATTTCCAAACAATCATCAgatactcatgatttcaaaaACCCGTCATTAGGATGGATCATCGGCTTTCTCTTTGTTGTCAGCTTTCTAGGACTCTTCTCGGTGGTGCCTCTTCGAAGGGTATGTGGCAGCATATTTATGCTTGTTCTGTGAAATGTGAATACATGTTATGCttgtgggggtgggggtggggctGAAAAgggaacaaaaataattcattgaACAGAACAAAACCTTATCATATTCCCATTTTCTACAATCATATTGTTTATTTTGGTTTCAGATTATGATCATAGACTTCAAACTGACGTATCCCAGTGGTACTGCCACTGCTCATCTCATCAACAGCTTCCACACTCCTCATGGAGCAAAATTAGCGAAGTAAGGCACCTGACACGTACGGCTTCTGGTTAAACTTGACCCTATGGAAATTCTAAAAGCTGTCTTCTTTTATTCTACTTTACAGGAAACAAGTGAGAGCGTTGCGAAAATTTTTCACCTTCAGCTTTTTATGGGGTTTCTTTCAATGGTTCTACACTGCTGGAGAAGACTGTGGATTTTTACACTTCCCTTCACTAGGGCTCAAGGCATATAATTATAAGTACATCTAgaatcattctttttctttcctcttaataaaactttgttttacttgatgcaaagaaaaattttcatttgataaGCATTTTGCTCAACTAAACCCTACTCTCATTTATGAATGTTTTGGCTAATGTGGAAATATGATTATTCCCcagattttattttgatttctcCGCAACATATGTTGGAGTCGGAATGATTTGCCCCTATATCATAAATGTATCAGTGCTGGTGGGAGGGATTCTTTCTTGGGGTCTGATGTGGCCTCTCATAGAAAATAGGAAGGGTGACTGGTATTCTGCAAGCCTCCCACCAAATAGCATGAATGGTCTTCAAGCTTACAAGGTAAGTTCCCACTAAACGAGACAGCTGTACCACTACCACCTCTAGATTTTCATTCCTTGTCaacacttttcaaaatattgaaaacttaatttatatccttttttcAGGTATTTATCGCCATAGCCTTGATCCTGGGTGATGGTTTATATAACTTTCTCAAGGTTCTAAGTCAAACCATCTTAGGCTTGTCTCATCAGCTCCTGACCAAAAAAATGAGCTCTGATCTCCCTGTTGCAGACCATTCTTCACCTATGAGCTCTCAGCTCTCATATGATGACAAGCGTCGCAGCCAACTCTTTCTCAAAGATCAAATTCCCACATGGTTTGCCATTGGAGGTTATGTTGCTATTGCTGCAATCTCTATGGGCACTCTTCCACTTATCTTTCACCAACTCAAATGGTATTACATACTGGTCATCTATATATTTGCACCCACATTGGCTTTCTGTAATGCCTATGGTTGTGGACTCACTGATTGGTCCCTTGCATCCACCTATGGAAAGCTGGCCATCTTTACCATCGGAGCATGGGCTGGTGCTTCACATGGTGGAGTACTTGCAGGCCTAGCAGCTTGTGGAGTTATGATGAACATCGTCTCGACAGCCTCTGACCTAATGCAGGATTTTAAGACTG comes from Juglans microcarpa x Juglans regia isolate MS1-56 chromosome 8S, Jm3101_v1.0, whole genome shotgun sequence and encodes:
- the LOC121244454 gene encoding probable metal-nicotianamine transporter YSL7, whose protein sequence is MGRNEVEDKVENSIDPEDEHNGDPGDKKLKQEVGETSVERLFEDQEVPSWRKQLTMRAFGVSFFLSILFTFIVMKLNLTTGIIPSLNVSAGLLGFFFVRTWTKLLQKSGLLKQPFTRQENTVIQTCVVASSGIAFSGGFGSYLFGMSERISKQSSDTHDFKNPSLGWIIGFLFVVSFLGLFSVVPLRRIMIIDFKLTYPSGTATAHLINSFHTPHGAKLAKKQVRALRKFFTFSFLWGFFQWFYTAGEDCGFLHFPSLGLKAYNYKFYFDFSATYVGVGMICPYIINVSVLVGGILSWGLMWPLIENRKGDWYSASLPPNSMNGLQAYKVFIAIALILGDGLYNFLKVLSQTILGLSHQLLTKKMSSDLPVADHSSPMSSQLSYDDKRRSQLFLKDQIPTWFAIGGYVAIAAISMGTLPLIFHQLKWYYILVIYIFAPTLAFCNAYGCGLTDWSLASTYGKLAIFTIGAWAGASHGGVLAGLAACGVMMNIVSTASDLMQDFKTGYLTLASPRAMFVSQLIGTSMGCVIAPSVFWLFYNAFEDIGVPGSEYAAPYAIMFRNMAIVGVEGFSSLPKNCLLLCYVFFGAAILINLIRDRVDKKWGRYIPLPMAMAIPFYIGPYFAIDMCVGSLILFIWEKINKSKADAFGPAVASGLICGDGIWTLPASILALAGVKPPICMKFLSRGSNAKVDKFLSPHG